One window from the genome of Diabrotica virgifera virgifera chromosome 6, PGI_DIABVI_V3a encodes:
- the LOC114342282 gene encoding uncharacterized protein LOC114342282 isoform X1, translating to MNRCNPEPHFKIVETIEAGRSVLTVVPHKWIKNKILFWPPKNVKNLIKDVNSTPDITWNKIICRIKRNYYKNRIAAETELLEMSGGSATSSTDSEVLGEMKEKNKVRNTKKVTSQQNFETLFASSSSKFCSFQPIIPEETPEPVVESENIILETNFSDEAIISPEAIANAQFLNVIEQPLIGEESKNDIINKLNDIEQKFNQFKNDITESVKDMLVKAVAAIKSDFDAKLLSAMQNFKNNHQDDDNIQFEFHAVSTSQELSQLEENLKDPNYEKKVRNYFKKIIGNIPDTSNGLDTCYSIVDYFFEKKFMVQCSWTGGSRSNTEKCCIKNCKNILEVFFTIVQSSNKDFSKALLKKFIIGITRNAKKRSLTGGIRQSSIHRRKKSMVKKQRLSGNRKGVAQRQGKGTYIKKMYNIKIIISGENEIFYENEQSFNEEKEYDEDNDEYGMEKYEADGEDAIIEHDEVEEEDNNDTDTD from the exons ATGAATAGGTGTAATCCAG AACCCCATTTTAAAATCGTTGAGACGATAGAAGCTGGAAGGTCGGTCTTAACTGTTGTTCCACACAAGtggataaaaaacaaaattttattttggcCACCAAAAAACGTGAAAAATCTGATAAAGGATGTCAATTCTACTCCAGACATTACGTGGAATAAAATAATATGTCGCATCAaaagaaattattataaaaatcgcATTGCAGCTGAAACTGAACTTTTAGAAATGTCGGGAGGTTCGGCAACGTCTTCAACTGATTCCGAGGTTTTAggagaaatgaaagaaaaaaataaagtaagAAACACAAAAAAGGTCACTAGTCAACAAAATTTTGAAACTCTGTTTGCATCATCATCGTCAAAATTTTGTTCGTTTCAACCAATCATACCGGAAGAAACTCCTGAGCCTGTTGTTGAAAGcgaaaatataattttggaaACCAATTTTTCGGATGAGGCAATTATTTCTCCTGAAGCAATTGCAAATGCGCAGTTTTTAAATGTCATCGAACAG CCTTTGATTGGAGAAGAAAGTAAAAACGACATTATTAACAAGTTGAATGACATTGAGCAAAAATTTAATCAGTTTAAAAATGATATAACAGAGAGCGTAAAAGATATGTTGGTGAAGGCAGTTGCGGCAATTAAATCAGATTTTGATGCCAAATTATTGTCAGCAATGCAGAATTTTAAAAACAATCATCAGGATGATGACAATATTCAATTTGAATTTCATGCCGTTTCAACCTCACAGGAGTTAAGTCAATTAGAGGAAAATCTCAAAGATCCAAATTATGAAAAGAAAGTA agaaattattttaaaaaaattattggtaATATTCCTGATACTAGTAATGGTTTGGATACCTGCTATAGTATTGTAgattatttttttgagaaaaaatttatgGTGCAGTGTTCGTGGACGGGAGGAAGTAGAAGCAACACTGAAAAATGTTgtattaaaaattgcaaaaatattttagaaGTGTTTTTTACAATAGTCCAAAGTTCCAATAAAGATTTTTCGAAGGCTTTGttgaaaaaatttataattgGAATTACAAGAAATGCAAAGAAGCGTAGTTTAACTGGAGGCATCCGCCAATCTTCAATACATAGAAGAAAAAAATCAATGGTTAAAAAACAACGTTTAAGTGGAAACAGAAAAGGTGTTGCTCAAAGACAAGGTAAAGGtacctatattaaaaaaatgtataacataaaaattattatttcaggcgaaaatgaaattttttatgaaaatgagCAATCATTTAATGAAGAAAAAGAATATGATGAAGATAACGATGAATATGGTATGGAAAAATATGAAGCTGACGGTGAAGATGCTATAATAGAACATGACGAGGTTGAAGAGGAAGATAATAATGATACAGACACGGACTAA
- the LOC114342282 gene encoding uncharacterized protein LOC114342282 isoform X2 — MNRCNPEPHFKIVETIEAGRSVLTVVPHKWIKNKILFWPPKNVKNLIKDVNSTPDITWNKIICRIKRNYYKNRIAAETELLEMSGGSATSSTDSEVLGEMKEKNKVRNTKKVTSQQNFETLFASSSSKFCSFQPIIPEETPEPVVESENIILETNFSDEAIISPEAIANAQFLNVIEQPLIGEESKNDIINKLNDIEQKFNQFKNDITESVKDMLVKAVAAIKSDFDAKLLSAMQNFKNNHQDDDNIQFEFHAVSTSQELSQLEENLKDPNYEKKVRNYFKKIIGNIPDTSNGLDTCYSIVDYFFEKKFMVQCSWTGGSRSNTEKCCIKNCKNILEVFFTIVQSSNKDFSKALLKKFIIGITRNAKKRSLTGGIRQSSIHRRKKSMVKKQRLSGNRKGVAQRQGENEIFYENEQSFNEEKEYDEDNDEYGMEKYEADGEDAIIEHDEVEEEDNNDTDTD; from the exons ATGAATAGGTGTAATCCAG AACCCCATTTTAAAATCGTTGAGACGATAGAAGCTGGAAGGTCGGTCTTAACTGTTGTTCCACACAAGtggataaaaaacaaaattttattttggcCACCAAAAAACGTGAAAAATCTGATAAAGGATGTCAATTCTACTCCAGACATTACGTGGAATAAAATAATATGTCGCATCAaaagaaattattataaaaatcgcATTGCAGCTGAAACTGAACTTTTAGAAATGTCGGGAGGTTCGGCAACGTCTTCAACTGATTCCGAGGTTTTAggagaaatgaaagaaaaaaataaagtaagAAACACAAAAAAGGTCACTAGTCAACAAAATTTTGAAACTCTGTTTGCATCATCATCGTCAAAATTTTGTTCGTTTCAACCAATCATACCGGAAGAAACTCCTGAGCCTGTTGTTGAAAGcgaaaatataattttggaaACCAATTTTTCGGATGAGGCAATTATTTCTCCTGAAGCAATTGCAAATGCGCAGTTTTTAAATGTCATCGAACAG CCTTTGATTGGAGAAGAAAGTAAAAACGACATTATTAACAAGTTGAATGACATTGAGCAAAAATTTAATCAGTTTAAAAATGATATAACAGAGAGCGTAAAAGATATGTTGGTGAAGGCAGTTGCGGCAATTAAATCAGATTTTGATGCCAAATTATTGTCAGCAATGCAGAATTTTAAAAACAATCATCAGGATGATGACAATATTCAATTTGAATTTCATGCCGTTTCAACCTCACAGGAGTTAAGTCAATTAGAGGAAAATCTCAAAGATCCAAATTATGAAAAGAAAGTA agaaattattttaaaaaaattattggtaATATTCCTGATACTAGTAATGGTTTGGATACCTGCTATAGTATTGTAgattatttttttgagaaaaaatttatgGTGCAGTGTTCGTGGACGGGAGGAAGTAGAAGCAACACTGAAAAATGTTgtattaaaaattgcaaaaatattttagaaGTGTTTTTTACAATAGTCCAAAGTTCCAATAAAGATTTTTCGAAGGCTTTGttgaaaaaatttataattgGAATTACAAGAAATGCAAAGAAGCGTAGTTTAACTGGAGGCATCCGCCAATCTTCAATACATAGAAGAAAAAAATCAATGGTTAAAAAACAACGTTTAAGTGGAAACAGAAAAGGTGTTGCTCAAAGACAAG gcgaaaatgaaattttttatgaaaatgagCAATCATTTAATGAAGAAAAAGAATATGATGAAGATAACGATGAATATGGTATGGAAAAATATGAAGCTGACGGTGAAGATGCTATAATAGAACATGACGAGGTTGAAGAGGAAGATAATAATGATACAGACACGGACTAA
- the LOC126886267 gene encoding uncharacterized protein LOC126886267 translates to METSETSDDGDQFIDEDIFKTDDTETQLLPCSSTELGNWAIRHNITHAALKDLLQIIKRQYDSSLFIDARTLLKTPKNTKKSCKVIQGGEYWHQGLDVCLTNTFKNLSKDMLIQLNVNIDGLPIYKSSKRQFWPILCSIYEMPDIQPMIVGIFHGNNKPLDINEFLEPFVEDVKRLQSNGLCVNGHMIHIKIRCFICDSPARAFIKGVVNFNGINGCLKCTTEGEYSYLSRTVVFPDIKCPLRTDAKFRSKHYGKHHKGQESPILKISEVDMVQDFIVADELHLLELGVMKRCLTGWKDGSMGFSSKLCARDIERISKHLISVKLPSEIHRSTRGLDCLAYWKGVEWRNFLNYIGIVILKDVLNTDVYKHFLLLFVAVRICSSDMYAENRSVAQLMFEKYIDDFKIIYGVQFITSNIHNLEHVVDDVNRFGQLFTISTYPFENTLFQLKKLLRQGNNSLQQIVNRIGERNLILSNDTKKTSLQPEIKKRGNVIKCYIYSHNFCLSNVFKNSWFLTNDNDIVQMNSASEKGGKIFIHGKSVKKKEDFFSYPIRSSNLHIYICNITNLNNMKLYLLENVVCKMVVIKYNESKIVFIPLLHTIKNKQNLNVN, encoded by the exons ATGGAAACCAGTGAAACATCAGATGATGGTGACCAGTTTATTGATGAAGACATTTTTAAAACAGATGATACTGAAACGCAATTATTGCCTTGTTCAAGTACCGAATTAGGAAATTGGGCAATCCGACATAATATTACACATGCAGCTCTAAAAGATCTCCTACAAATAATCAAGAGACAGTATGATTCTAGTTTATTTATCGATGCTAGAACATTAttaaaaacgccaaaaaatacgaaaaaaagttgtaaagttatacaGGGTGGAGAATATTGGCATCAAGGTCTTGACGTTTGTCTAACGAAcacttttaaaaacttgtcaaaagaCATGTTAATACAGCTCAATGTAAATATAGATGGGTTGCCAATATATAAAAGTTCCAAACGTCAGTTTTGGCCAATTTTATGTAGCATATATGAAATGCCTGATATACAACCTATGATTGTTGGCATTTTCCATGGAAATAACAAGCCTCTAGATATAAATGAATTTTTGGAGCCTTTTGTTGAGGATGTTAAGCGGCTGCAATCAAATGGACTCTGTGTTAATGGGCATATGATTCACATAAAAATTAGATGCTTTATCTGCGATTCACCTGCACGGGCATTTATTAAAG GTGTAGTCAATTTCAATGGGATTAATGGATGCCTTAAATGCACTACTGAAGGCGAATATTCTTATCTTTCTCGAACTGTTGTATTTCCTGATATAAAATGTCCTCTTAGAACTGATGCAAAATTCAGAAGTAAACATTATGGTAAGCACCATAAAGGGCAAGAgtcaccaattttgaaaatttccgaAGTTGACATGGTGCAGGATTTTATAGTAGCAGATGAACTACATCTTTTAGAGCTAGGTGTGATGAAGCGTTGTCTAACAGGATGGAAAGATGGTTCTATGGGTTTCTCAAGTAAGCTATGTGCTCGTGATATTGAGAGGATCTCCAAACATTTAATATCTGTGAAACTTCCATCTGAAATTCATCGTTCCACAAGAGGATTAGATTGCCTGGCATACTGGAAAGGAGTAGAATGGCGCAATTTTCTTAATTATATTGGAAttgttattttaaaagatgtgTTGAACACTgacgtttataaacattttttacttctttttgttGCTGTTAGAATATGTTCTTCTGACATGTATGCTGAAAATCGTTCGGTTGCCCAATTaatgtttgaaaaatatatagATGATTTTAAGATTATTTATGGCGTACAATTTATTACAAGCAACATTCATAACTTAGAACATGTGGTTGATGATGTTAATAGATTTGGACAACTTTTTACAATATCTACGTACCCATTTGAGAATACATTATttcaactaaaaaaattattgcgCCAAGGAAATAACAGTTTGCAGCAAATTGTTAATAGAATTGGCGAAAGAAATTTAATATTGAGCAATGATACAAAAAAGACAAGTTTACAGCCAGAAATTAAGAAAAGGGGGAATGTTATCAAGTGCTACATTTATtctcataatttttgtttaagtaatgttttcaaaaattcatggtttttaacaaatgacaatgacattgtTCAAATGAATTCTGCATCAGAAAAAGGTGGTAAAATATTCATACATGGAAAATCTgttaagaaaaaagaagatttctTTAGTTATCCCATTCGATCATCAAATTTACACATATATATTTGCAACAttacaaatttaaataatatgaaacTTTATTTGCTAGAGAATGTTGTTTGTAAAATGGTTGTTATAAAATACAATGaaagtaaaattgtttttattcctcttctacacactattaaaaataaacaaaacttgaatgtaaattaa